The following are encoded together in the Arcticibacterium luteifluviistationis genome:
- a CDS encoding chorismate-binding protein — MAETNTIGKSQFAIKDVFDQLIVGNLPFAIWRMPSDNSYSCVISTNEEPNWQKIDLEELGAGFAFAPFNYSENSKSLFIQGDLAFNFNTLEDNLDPSIEEKIGNLIPLEKTSYTEKKVNLKLHIDANASEKESFLGNVKKGITAINDGFFDKVVLSREKKIKRPSDFSPINHFAELSKKHTSAFCSITYLPWDNEIWIGATPESLVAQDADGIFKTMALAGTQPSFDAAGNRIETADALWRQKEIEEQAFVSRYIINCLKKIRVREYVEIGPKTINAGNLLHLQTTFEIDTRAIEFPQLGSVMLDLLHPTSAICGMPKEAAQSFIKNNETYDRSFYSGFLGPVNVENQTHLFVNLRTLKASPEHISFYAGCGITSDSNPEKEWSETEMKLKTVMA, encoded by the coding sequence ATGGCCGAGACTAATACCATAGGAAAATCTCAATTTGCCATCAAAGATGTTTTTGACCAACTTATAGTTGGCAATCTTCCTTTTGCTATTTGGCGAATGCCCTCTGACAATTCCTATAGTTGCGTTATCTCTACTAATGAGGAACCTAACTGGCAAAAGATTGACTTAGAGGAATTAGGTGCAGGCTTTGCCTTTGCACCTTTTAACTATTCAGAAAACAGTAAGTCTCTTTTTATTCAAGGCGACTTAGCCTTTAACTTCAATACTTTGGAAGACAACCTCGACCCAAGCATTGAAGAGAAAATCGGTAATCTTATTCCTTTAGAAAAAACTAGTTACACCGAAAAAAAAGTCAATCTCAAGTTACATATTGATGCCAATGCTTCTGAAAAAGAGAGCTTCCTTGGCAATGTTAAAAAGGGAATAACTGCCATAAATGATGGGTTCTTTGACAAAGTGGTACTTTCCAGAGAAAAGAAAATTAAGAGACCAAGTGATTTCTCCCCCATCAATCACTTTGCAGAACTCAGTAAAAAACATACCTCCGCTTTCTGTTCTATCACTTACCTACCATGGGATAATGAAATATGGATTGGAGCTACGCCTGAAAGCTTAGTAGCACAAGACGCTGACGGGATTTTTAAAACTATGGCTTTGGCTGGAACTCAACCCTCTTTTGATGCTGCAGGTAACAGAATTGAAACAGCTGATGCACTTTGGCGTCAAAAGGAGATAGAAGAACAAGCTTTTGTAAGCAGATATATTATAAACTGTTTGAAAAAAATAAGAGTTAGGGAGTATGTAGAAATAGGTCCTAAAACTATCAATGCTGGAAATTTACTACACCTTCAAACGACATTCGAGATAGATACACGAGCCATAGAGTTTCCTCAACTCGGTAGTGTCATGCTTGATTTATTGCACCCAACGTCTGCTATTTGCGGTATGCCTAAAGAAGCCGCACAGTCTTTTATTAAAAATAATGAAACTTACGACAGGAGCTTTTATAGCGGTTTTTTAGGTCCTGTAAATGTTGAGAATCAAACACACCTCTTTGTAAATTTAAGAACACTAAAAGCATCTCCTGAGCATATTTCCTTTTATGCCGGCTGTGGAATCACAAGCGATTCTAACCCCGAAAAAGAGTGGTCTGAGACAGAAATGAAGCTTAAAACTGTCATGGCTTAA
- a CDS encoding cytochrome c maturation protein CcmE domain-containing protein gives MKKSHIIALGVIAVAIVMIISTVGDASTYSDFNQAKKLAESGSSTSVHVVGELKKDGAGTIEGMVYQPSVDPNKFEFMMVDSMNFESRVVYMKAKPQDMERSEKVVVVGKMNLEKDYFLAEQILLKCPSKYNNGDLDAKSQTASR, from the coding sequence ATGAAGAAATCACATATTATAGCCTTAGGTGTAATAGCCGTGGCTATTGTCATGATAATATCAACGGTAGGCGACGCAAGCACCTACTCCGATTTTAATCAAGCAAAAAAACTAGCAGAAAGTGGCTCTAGCACCTCTGTACATGTGGTGGGCGAGTTGAAAAAAGACGGAGCGGGAACAATTGAAGGAATGGTTTATCAACCTTCGGTCGACCCTAATAAGTTTGAATTTATGATGGTTGACTCTATGAATTTTGAGTCAAGAGTAGTTTACATGAAAGCAAAACCTCAAGACATGGAACGCTCTGAAAAAGTAGTGGTAGTAGGCAAAATGAACCTAGAAAAAGATTACTTTTTAGCAGAGCAAATTTTGCTTAAATGCCCATCAAAATACAATAACGGAGACCTAGACGCTAAATCTCAAACCGCTTCACGCTAA
- the hemC gene encoding hydroxymethylbilane synthase encodes MHIKIGTRGSKLALWQAYHVEELLKEAGATTEIVVIHTKGDKILDRSLSKIGSKGVFTEELEEQLLDGSVDIAVHSAKDLQSDIGEKFEVIAFLEREKINDVLASKKKVNLTDDIVVGTSSTRRIAMLRAFYPQVKIVDMRGNLQTRIAKMESGVCDALLLAYAGVHRMEYHDIIQEVLDEKTFTPAVGQGSVAIETAINIDSEKRDFVRNTCNHAETERRLLTERAFLKTVNGGCSIPVFGTASLNSENEISLNAGIISLDGQKVLRIKEQGIDPQSLGKTVGEKLLASGGKEILAEIRIEISK; translated from the coding sequence ATGCATATAAAAATAGGTACAAGAGGTAGTAAACTGGCACTTTGGCAAGCCTACCACGTGGAAGAGCTTTTAAAAGAAGCTGGTGCTACCACGGAAATTGTGGTCATTCATACCAAAGGAGATAAAATACTAGATAGGTCTCTATCAAAAATTGGTAGTAAAGGTGTGTTTACAGAGGAGCTAGAAGAACAACTTCTAGACGGTTCTGTAGATATAGCGGTGCATAGTGCCAAAGATTTACAATCTGACATTGGCGAAAAGTTTGAGGTAATTGCCTTTTTAGAAAGAGAAAAAATTAACGATGTACTTGCCAGTAAGAAAAAGGTCAATTTAACGGATGACATTGTAGTAGGTACATCAAGTACCAGAAGAATTGCAATGCTTAGGGCGTTTTACCCACAAGTTAAAATTGTGGATATGCGTGGTAACCTACAAACCCGTATTGCAAAAATGGAAAGTGGTGTTTGTGATGCATTACTGCTAGCTTATGCAGGTGTACACAGAATGGAGTATCATGACATTATTCAGGAGGTACTGGATGAGAAAACCTTTACTCCTGCCGTAGGGCAAGGCTCTGTGGCTATTGAAACAGCAATAAATATTGACTCAGAAAAAAGAGATTTTGTTAGAAATACCTGCAACCACGCCGAGACTGAGCGACGACTTTTAACAGAAAGAGCTTTCTTAAAAACGGTAAACGGAGGTTGTTCTATTCCCGTTTTTGGTACAGCAAGTTTAAACTCAGAAAATGAAATATCCTTAAACGCCGGAATTATTAGCCTTGACGGCCAAAAGGTTTTAAGAATTAAAGAACAAGGCATAGATCCTCAAAGCCTTGGAAAAACAGTAGGCGAAAAACTATTAGCATCTGGCGGAAAAGAAATTCTAGCCGAAATAAGAATTGAAATTTCAAAATAA
- a CDS encoding phosphatase PAP2 family protein, with the protein MSKKLANFLSYLFHPGIMPTALLATLYFVCPYIIGIDGSTVKAKLILLAFVFAYTLFFPSLMVFWLYKRKTIESIKLEKLSDRRFPYLFSIISSGFLSYFLYQKGPQLQGTAIVIGFIAVTILIIALISLKWQISAHSAGIGGLIGAFFMLKFRYDEMSLNTPFFLALIVAGLILSSRLKLNAHTLFQVIAGLLVGIIISTLGSIFI; encoded by the coding sequence GTGAGCAAAAAACTCGCTAACTTTTTATCCTATTTATTTCACCCTGGCATCATGCCTACGGCTTTATTGGCAACATTGTATTTTGTTTGCCCATACATAATAGGAATTGACGGCTCCACAGTAAAAGCCAAACTCATATTATTAGCTTTTGTTTTTGCCTATACTCTTTTCTTTCCTTCATTAATGGTTTTCTGGCTTTACAAAAGAAAGACTATAGAAAGCATTAAGCTAGAAAAGCTTTCAGACCGCAGGTTTCCTTATCTCTTTTCTATTATTAGCTCAGGCTTCTTGAGTTATTTCCTTTACCAAAAAGGCCCTCAACTTCAGGGCACCGCCATTGTAATTGGATTTATAGCCGTAACCATTCTCATTATTGCCTTGATTAGCCTAAAATGGCAAATCAGTGCTCATTCAGCAGGTATTGGTGGTTTAATTGGAGCATTTTTTATGCTTAAATTCAGGTACGACGAAATGTCGCTGAACACCCCATTCTTTCTAGCTTTGATTGTCGCTGGCTTAATTCTCTCTTCTAGATTAAAACTAAATGCCCATACTTTGTTTCAAGTAATTGCAGGCTTGCTCGTTGGTATTATCATAAGCACCTTGGGCTCAATATTCATATAG
- the rpoN gene encoding RNA polymerase factor sigma-54 gives MQRLSLNQSLQQRLSPQQIQFIKLLQIPTAELDQRIEEELEINPALEEGMEFQEKTKDEEFQSDDYGSDEYGSEYDDYGDDFTDYESLSQEKVDVSDYLNKDDYAGYKMQSDNWDEDRESMPVIAMDSLTESLNQQLGYLKLDEQQTTIGLQLIGSIEDDGYIRRPIRSICNDLAFGQNLYVSEEEVIAVLHKVQLFEPAGIGARNLQECLLLQVERLNGHTIAYDNAKKILESYFDEFTKKHFDTIQRKLDTDHESLKDAITLITRLNPKPGSVGASGATATYLMPDFIVTQDNGKLDIILNSKNAPELRVSRSFSDMLDTYDKSDKKNKQIKETVTFVKQKLDAAKWFIDAIVQRQNTLLRTMEAIVKYQQEFFWEGDESKLKPMILKDIAERIEMDISTVSRVANSKAVQTDFGIYPLKYFFSEGISTDSGEDASSREVKNILKELIDSEPKHAPLSDDKLEKQLKKRGYKIARRTVAKYREQLNIPVARLRKQL, from the coding sequence ATGCAAAGACTTTCCTTAAACCAATCACTCCAGCAGCGATTATCTCCGCAACAGATTCAGTTTATAAAGCTGTTGCAAATTCCTACTGCCGAACTAGACCAAAGAATAGAGGAAGAACTTGAAATAAACCCTGCCCTGGAAGAAGGAATGGAATTTCAAGAAAAAACTAAGGATGAAGAATTCCAATCAGACGATTATGGGAGTGATGAGTACGGTTCAGAATATGACGATTATGGTGATGACTTCACAGACTACGAAAGCTTAAGTCAAGAAAAAGTTGATGTTAGTGATTATCTTAACAAAGATGACTATGCTGGCTACAAAATGCAGAGTGACAACTGGGATGAAGACAGAGAAAGCATGCCAGTGATAGCAATGGACTCTTTAACAGAGAGCTTAAATCAACAACTTGGATATTTAAAGCTGGATGAACAGCAAACCACAATAGGATTACAATTAATTGGCAGTATTGAAGACGACGGCTACATTAGACGACCAATAAGATCGATTTGTAATGATTTAGCATTTGGTCAGAACCTATACGTTTCTGAAGAAGAGGTTATCGCTGTACTTCATAAGGTTCAATTATTTGAACCAGCAGGCATAGGGGCAAGAAACCTTCAAGAGTGTCTACTACTACAAGTAGAGCGTTTAAATGGCCATACCATAGCTTATGATAATGCCAAAAAGATACTAGAAAGCTATTTTGATGAGTTTACTAAAAAACACTTTGACACTATTCAAAGGAAATTAGATACTGATCATGAGTCACTTAAAGATGCTATTACACTTATTACTCGCTTAAATCCTAAGCCAGGAAGTGTGGGAGCTTCTGGAGCCACGGCTACTTACTTAATGCCTGACTTTATAGTTACGCAAGACAATGGTAAATTAGATATAATCCTTAACTCCAAAAATGCTCCAGAACTAAGAGTAAGCAGGTCATTTTCAGACATGCTAGACACTTATGACAAAAGCGATAAGAAAAATAAGCAAATAAAAGAGACTGTTACTTTTGTAAAACAAAAGTTGGATGCAGCTAAATGGTTTATAGATGCGATAGTTCAGCGTCAGAATACCCTTCTCCGCACTATGGAGGCTATAGTCAAATACCAACAAGAGTTTTTCTGGGAAGGTGATGAGAGCAAACTCAAGCCAATGATTCTTAAGGACATTGCAGAACGAATAGAAATGGATATATCTACCGTATCCAGAGTAGCCAACAGTAAGGCTGTTCAAACCGATTTTGGTATTTACCCACTTAAATATTTCTTCTCTGAAGGTATATCTACAGATTCTGGAGAAGATGCTTCTAGCCGTGAGGTTAAGAATATCCTAAAAGAATTAATAGACTCTGAGCCTAAACATGCTCCCCTATCAGATGATAAACTGGAGAAACAATTGAAGAAACGTGGATATAAAATTGCTAGAAGAACAGTAGCTAAATACAGAGAACAATTAAACATCCCTGTAGCTAGACTTAGAAAACAATTGTAA
- a CDS encoding peptidylprolyl isomerase, with amino-acid sequence MKKALVIILIGLISLNSFGQKVSKKDYLVTMETSKGTMHLILFDETPLHKSNFLKLAKEEAYDGTIFHRVIKEFMIQGGNLATKTDAQGTRSVSVNHEEDRIPYEFVPEHVHIKGALAAARTNNPKKESSFSQFYIVTGKKYSAKQMQGMKAKSELDYTDEQVKAYQELGGTPFLDNNYTVFGQVIDGIETTDKIEKVETSRGDKPTEDITMKVSVKKMRKKKITKMYGYQY; translated from the coding sequence ATGAAAAAAGCACTTGTAATAATACTCATTGGTCTTATTAGCCTTAACAGTTTTGGACAAAAGGTGAGCAAAAAAGACTATCTGGTAACCATGGAAACTAGCAAAGGAACCATGCACCTTATCCTATTTGATGAAACTCCCTTACATAAAAGTAACTTCCTAAAGCTGGCGAAAGAGGAAGCATACGATGGTACCATTTTCCATAGGGTCATTAAAGAATTTATGATTCAGGGTGGCAACCTTGCTACTAAAACAGACGCCCAGGGCACAAGAAGCGTGAGCGTAAATCATGAAGAAGATAGAATTCCTTATGAATTTGTTCCGGAGCACGTACATATTAAAGGAGCTTTGGCAGCAGCTAGAACTAATAATCCAAAGAAAGAATCATCTTTCAGTCAGTTTTATATAGTGACTGGGAAAAAGTACTCTGCCAAACAGATGCAAGGTATGAAAGCCAAATCTGAACTGGATTATACAGACGAACAAGTAAAAGCCTATCAAGAATTAGGTGGAACACCTTTCCTTGATAATAACTATACAGTTTTTGGACAAGTGATTGATGGTATAGAAACCACAGATAAAATTGAAAAAGTAGAAACCAGTAGAGGAGACAAACCTACTGAAGACATTACAATGAAGGTGTCAGTGAAAAAGATGAGAAAAAAGAAAATCACCAAAATGTACGGATATCAGTATTAA